Proteins encoded by one window of Acinonyx jubatus isolate Ajub_Pintada_27869175 chromosome X, VMU_Ajub_asm_v1.0, whole genome shotgun sequence:
- the SOX3 gene encoding transcription factor SOX-3 isoform X2 produces MRPARDNASGATSLRVPADLARSTLASLPFPPDPPAPRPPSAPPTESPGLFTVAAPAPGAPSPPATLAHLLPAPAMYSLLETELKNPVGPPTPAAGAGGGNGGGSSGGGGSSDQDRVKRPMNAFMVWSRGQRRKMALENPKMHNSEISKRLGADWKLLTDAEKRPFIDEAKRLRAVHMKEYPDYKYRPRRKTKTLLKKDKYSLPGGLLPPGAAAAAAAAAAAAAASSPVGVGQRLDTYTHVNGWANGAYSLVQEQLGYAQPATMSSPPPPPALPQMHRYDMAGLQYSPMMPPGAQSYMNAAAAAAAASGYGGMALGPMGTVVKTEPSSPPPAITSHSQRACLGDLRDMISMYLPPGGDAADAASPLPGGRLHSVHQHYQGAGTAVNGTVPLTHI; encoded by the exons ATGCGGCCAGCTCGAGACAACGCATCAGGTGCGACTAGCCTGCGGGTTCCTGCCGACTTGGCGCGGAGCACTTTGGCAAGCCTGCCCTTCCCGCCTGACCCGCCGGCCCCCCGGCCCCCAAGCGCCCCTCCGACGGAGTCCCCAGGCCTTTTCACCGTGGCCGCTCCAGCCCCGGGAGCGCCTTCTCCTCCCGCCACTCTGGCGCACCTTCTTCCCGCCCCGGCCATGTACAGCTTGCTGGAGACCGAGCTCAAGAACCCCGTGGGGCCACCCACCCCAGCGGCAGGCGCGG GCGGCGGCAACGGCGGGGGTTCGAGTGGCGGGGGCGGGAGCAGCGACCAGGACCGCGTGAAGCGGCCCATGAACGCCTTCATGGTGTGGTCCCGTGGGCAGCGGCGCAAGATGGCCCTGGAGAACCCCAAGATGCACAACTCCGAGATCAGCAAGCGCTTGGGCGCCGACTGGAAACTGCTGACCGACGCCGAGAAGCGGCCGTTCATCGACGAGGCCAAGCGACTGCGCGCCGTGCACATGAAAGAGTACCCGGACTACAAGTACCGGCCGCGCCGCAAGACCAAGACGCTGCTCAAGAAGGACAAGTACTCCCTGCCCGGAGGCCTGCTGCCCCCcggcgccgccgccgcggccgccgccgccgccgccgccgccgccgccagcagCCCGGTGGGCGTGGGCCAGCGCCTGGACACGTACACACACGTGAACGGCTGGGCCAACGGCGCGTACTCGCTGGTGCAGGAGCAGCTGGGCTACGCGCAGCCCGCTACCATGAGcagcccgccgccgccgcccgcgctgCCGCAGATGCACCGCTACGACATGGCCGGCCTGCAGTACAGCCCCATGATGCCGCCCGGCGCCCAGAGCTACATgaacgccgccgccgccgccgccgccgcctcgggcTACGGGGGCATGGC CCTGGGCCCCATGGGCACGGTGGTGAAGACCGAACCCAGCTCGCCGCCGCCCGCCATCACGTCGCACTCGCAGCGTGCGTGCCTCGGCGACCTGCGCGACATGATCAGCATGTACCTGCCGCCCGGCGGGGACGCGGCTGACGCCGCTTCGCCGCTGCCCGGCGGCCGCCTGCACAGCGTTCACCAGCACTACCAGGGCGCTGGGACTGCCGTCAACGGAACGGTGCCGCTGACCCACATCTGA
- the SOX3 gene encoding transcription factor SOX-3 isoform X1 — translation MRPARDNASGATSLRVPADLARSTLASLPFPPDPPAPRPPSAPPTESPGLFTVAAPAPGAPSPPATLAHLLPAPAMYSLLETELKNPVGPPTPAAGAGGPAAPGGAGKSGANAAGGANAGGGNGGGSSGGGGSSDQDRVKRPMNAFMVWSRGQRRKMALENPKMHNSEISKRLGADWKLLTDAEKRPFIDEAKRLRAVHMKEYPDYKYRPRRKTKTLLKKDKYSLPGGLLPPGAAAAAAAAAAAAAASSPVGVGQRLDTYTHVNGWANGAYSLVQEQLGYAQPATMSSPPPPPALPQMHRYDMAGLQYSPMMPPGAQSYMNAAAAAAAASGYGGMAPSAAAAAAAAYGQQPATAAAAAAAAAAMSLGPMGTVVKTEPSSPPPAITSHSQRACLGDLRDMISMYLPPGGDAADAASPLPGGRLHSVHQHYQGAGTAVNGTVPLTHI, via the coding sequence ATGCGGCCAGCTCGAGACAACGCATCAGGTGCGACTAGCCTGCGGGTTCCTGCCGACTTGGCGCGGAGCACTTTGGCAAGCCTGCCCTTCCCGCCTGACCCGCCGGCCCCCCGGCCCCCAAGCGCCCCTCCGACGGAGTCCCCAGGCCTTTTCACCGTGGCCGCTCCAGCCCCGGGAGCGCCTTCTCCTCCCGCCACTCTGGCGCACCTTCTTCCCGCCCCGGCCATGTACAGCTTGCTGGAGACCGAGCTCAAGAACCCCGTGGGGCCACCCACCCCAGCGGCAGGCGCGGGCGGCCCCGCAGCCCCCGGCGGCGCAGGCAAGAGCGGCGCGAACGCAGCCGGCGGAGCGAACGCAGGCGGCGGCAACGGCGGGGGTTCGAGTGGCGGGGGCGGGAGCAGCGACCAGGACCGCGTGAAGCGGCCCATGAACGCCTTCATGGTGTGGTCCCGTGGGCAGCGGCGCAAGATGGCCCTGGAGAACCCCAAGATGCACAACTCCGAGATCAGCAAGCGCTTGGGCGCCGACTGGAAACTGCTGACCGACGCCGAGAAGCGGCCGTTCATCGACGAGGCCAAGCGACTGCGCGCCGTGCACATGAAAGAGTACCCGGACTACAAGTACCGGCCGCGCCGCAAGACCAAGACGCTGCTCAAGAAGGACAAGTACTCCCTGCCCGGAGGCCTGCTGCCCCCcggcgccgccgccgcggccgccgccgccgccgccgccgccgccgccagcagCCCGGTGGGCGTGGGCCAGCGCCTGGACACGTACACACACGTGAACGGCTGGGCCAACGGCGCGTACTCGCTGGTGCAGGAGCAGCTGGGCTACGCGCAGCCCGCTACCATGAGcagcccgccgccgccgcccgcgctgCCGCAGATGCACCGCTACGACATGGCCGGCCTGCAGTACAGCCCCATGATGCCGCCCGGCGCCCAGAGCTACATgaacgccgccgccgccgccgccgccgcctcgggcTACGGGGGCATGGCGccctcggccgccgccgccgcggccgccgcctaCGGGCAGCAgcccgccaccgccgccgccgcggccgccgccgcggccgccatGAGCCTGGGCCCCATGGGCACGGTGGTGAAGACCGAACCCAGCTCGCCGCCGCCCGCCATCACGTCGCACTCGCAGCGTGCGTGCCTCGGCGACCTGCGCGACATGATCAGCATGTACCTGCCGCCCGGCGGGGACGCGGCTGACGCCGCTTCGCCGCTGCCCGGCGGCCGCCTGCACAGCGTTCACCAGCACTACCAGGGCGCTGGGACTGCCGTCAACGGAACGGTGCCGCTGACCCACATCTGA